Genomic DNA from Canis aureus isolate CA01 chromosome 4, VMU_Caureus_v.1.0, whole genome shotgun sequence:
ATACAGGCTTATAAGATAAATTATTCATAAGTTCTCCCCAACTACAGGAATTGATTTGTAACGTTAAGGGCTAAATTACCCTGAACTGTTATGGATTAGGTATGATGGGAAACTGGAGTGTGGAGTTGAACTACTgtcctacatatttttttttccacacatttttttttaaagattttatcatttattcatgagagacagagaggcagagacacaggcagagggagaagcgggtcccccatgcatggagcccgatgtgatacttgatcccgggtctccaggatcatgccccgggctgaatgcaggcactaaaccgctgagccacccggggatccccatttttgtgtttcttaccTTCCTCTTTAAGAAGGAatggggaaggggcacctggctagctcaaaGTTCAAGTCCTAGCTCattagagcatgcaactcttgattgaACTCTTGAGCATGAACCTTGAGAGGTGGTTCAaagttcaagtcctgtgttgggtgtggagccaactttagtatatgtgctgctaaAGTGAGCACAgtgaagcctactttaaagaATATCTATATCTATGAAGGAAATGGGGGATGAGACACAGAAAAGTTCATACTAGGAGGGTAGAGTCTTGTTACTCTTGTTGCTCTGGAGGTAGTCATTTGTTCATGTTACGAGTTTGGCATGCTATTCTTATTTTGCTTATAACTTAGAACTTATTTTTGTCTGTAACCTAGCATATTAGAATATttgttgtaaaaatatattttttaaaataaaaatactttaataaccATTTCCAGAAAGAGAGAGCTTAGTAAAATAACTATGATGATTAATCCTTTAAACGTCCTAGAACAAAGCATCCTGGAGAGAAGACAGTGGTTAGTATAGCATGATGCAAGTGCAGTGGTTCAAAACATAATGCGGCTTTCGGTTTTCTATAAATATAGCTTAAATAAGCCCTTCACTTGTTACTACTTTTTATATGCATTTCTGTTTCTTATGTTGTAATGTTGTCAATGAAATTCATGAGAAAAATTTGAATGtgaggtagaattttttttttattttttaaaaaattttttatttaccttttcagtAGCATATGGACATATGTAGGGTGGTAGTTATAATGAGATCTGCTGATTATATTTACCTGAAAGGTATCCCTGTAGgtagtttttttaaaacttgaaataatagttttttaaaatttgaaatattaaataggttaaaagtaaagtCATCTATAATcttactaaacttttttttttttaaactttcttgtATAATGTCAGAAGTTGAAAGTTTCCTCACCTGTTTATAGCTTGTTTGCATTCTTCTTGATGTTTGTATGAACTTACtgtatacatgtgcatataatttccatttttgcttaataacaaaacaacaaaaaactctacACACTGGTGACTAACTTGCTTTTTTTCACATTGAACCATTGAACCATTTTCCAGGTCAGTACATTTAGACCTCTCACGttcattttaatggctgcatactCCACTATTATGGATGCACTGTATTTCTACAACCAGTCCCCTATTCCCACAGACATAACAACTGTGTCTGATTTTTTGTTAGCATTGTAATAGGTTAGAGGCTGTAATGAATGGTAAGGAAGTAGGTAGcattactactttaaaaaaaaaaagtagagaagaaaacTTCCTTTGCCATAGTcactaaatgaaatttaataaaaacactGTCAAAAGTTGAGAGGACCAAAATTGATactttttctctgatctttttgCCATGTGTATATctgaattctttgtttttaaagaagaaacagcattgaagcattatttggggggaaaaacacacacacaaaatccagcAACTCAGCATTCATGAGCAACTCTATACTATACCAGTATGTGCCTGTGCAGTGGAAGGAAAACAATTTTGGTAAGGAAATAAAACTTTAGCTTTAAACTTCCAACAGGTTGATATTTATAATGAATGATAAATGAACAACTTTTAATATTGTGTTTGACAgtgccttttagtttttaaaagaagtcaCCATATCTTTGGTATCTTtaatttcaacttttattttttcttaaaaacaaaaacaaaaacaaaaaaacaaaaacaacaaaccctGAATTTGCAGCCAACAAAAAATTAGATATATTCTCAGGTGTGTATTTCTTctgactttattaaaaaaaaccctgttaaCATTTATTAGAGATGGTTATGGGTTGACTTTTTCCTTCAAGGGGCAAGTTCACTAATTGCTGAGTTTATGCATATTACAGCAGCAATCCTTTTGTAGGTGTGTGTTGCAACCATCTAGATGCTTTGAGAtgctcatgtattttttaatttatatatgggGGACTATCATTGGTAGTTTTTTGGTTAAACCTAAACGTGACATGTATTATACTTATTTCTTTACTGTaatcttttttctgccttttgcatTATATAGGAAATCTATCCCGGACAGTTCCAACCATCTCTCTGTCACAAATTCATAGCCTTGTCAGATAAGGAAGGAAAACTACTTCGGAACTATACTCAGAACATAGATACACTGGAACAGGTTGCAGGAATCCAAAGGATAATTCAGTGTCATGGTTAGTAACCTCAgagttgatttcttttatttagttttataggaaaaaataggATTAGAAAGTAGGCTGCTTTCCTGAAATGGAAATTTAGTCATGTTATCTGATTAGTTGtagataagttttaaaaaatggggtgcaaaaaaattaaaccagaatTATTGGCCTTGATACTTAATTGTACAAAATATCAGCTTAATGTCCTATTGTGTTTCAAAAGGTTTAGTGGTTGTATTCCATTAAATTCTTCTAAATAACCTCCTTTGATTACAAAAGTAATACTAACTCATGTAAGAAAAATATGACCTGTTTAGTTTATGAAACCAAAGGAATGGGGTAATTCAGATGTATAGAATTTAGATATTTAGAAGACTTTCCAATCTAAAACAACAAGTAGGAGCAGACCATTTTCTTACGTTTTTTTATGTATAACTGTTAATTAAGCTAAGGTCATACAATTACAACCTTCCAACTCTGCAGATTTTaactttcaaggaattggttTATTTCATTGAAAGACTATCTTTAGGAAGTGTCACTATGTCAACATCTCAATAATTGAGGATTGGATTCTgtctgtattttaattatttatcccTGAGTTTCCCCTGTGGAGTGTCAATTCTCTTTTCTGGTGTCAAACTTTATAATCTTTGTGgtatgtttaaagaaatagaaatcttttttagCGGTGCATGTGTTGTTTTTTAGGTTCCTTTGCAACAGCATCTTGCCTGATTTGTAAATACAAAGTAGACTGTGAAGCTGTACGAGGAGATATTTTTAATCAGGTAATTTATCACCTGTATTTTAGAAATTGTGCATATCTGtgatctgtttcttcttttgctttcacatttttcttatttatttttttttctgaaagtttgtgATACAGAAAGATCCAGGAAGATAATGTTAGCATTGCGAATTCTGATGATCTATACGAGAACCTTTTAATCCCTTAAGTTGAAAACATTGCTCTATAAATAATGTCTCTAAAATGATGAAATTGGCTTCTTAATATCTAAGTTAAAAGCCCAAATCATAAGTGAAGTGTTGGATATATtagagtttctcaaaaaaaaaaaaaaaaaaaaaaagtctctcttaCTTTCCCTTTTTAGTGCCTGTCAGATTCTGAATCTTAAATTTAGTTTTTGgtaatcctttaaaatatttaaaaagttattataaaaGGTATTTCATGTATGATCACTGTCCCCAAAACACAAATTCAGGAAAATAATGACAGAGAATAAAAATCATCCCGATATAAATTACATGTGCTTAGCTGTATATATAGTTAATTATACATAATTATGAGTGGAGAATAGCATATTAAAAAGGGATAATTTCTTACgttttttaaaggattaagtCCTGTGCATACGTATATACAGATGCTTGATCTGCTGTGGACTCTTAAATATCAAATGTAGGTGTCTTCCTGGACATTATAATAGCTACATACTCAGATATTAACATCTTTGTATTTGATCGTATGTTGATAAAGTCATTTGGCATTGCCATTGAGACTTGTATCCAGTTTTCCCTACTACTTATCCAcagcttttctgttttcttcgataatttttttcccctaagtatTTAAGTACACGGCCCTTTTTCATATGCTTCCACACTTCAGCTtgaaaacacatcttttttttatgtgGGAATTctagttttttaagtttttaattttaattctactgtagttaacatacagtattagtttcaggtgtacaatatagtgattcagcttgATAATTTTGAAATGTGTTCTTGCGAAGTGTGTAAATGTTGACTATTTCTAACTTgggcttcccccctccccccaatctcAACCAAAATCTGGAACACGTAGGTGGTTCCTCGTTGTCCTAGGTGCCCAGCTGATGAGCCACTTGCTATCATGAAACCAGAGATtgtcttttttggtgaaaatTTACCAGAGCAGTTTCATAGAGCCATGAAGTATGACAAAGACGAAGTTGATCTCCTCATTGTAATTGGGTCTTCCCTGAAAGTAAGACCAGTAGCACTAATTCCAAGTAAGTAGCTGATGATTTTTAGAGAATATTTCTGTATAGATGGCCATAGGTTGTGGGGTTTGTACAGTGGACCCAATGATCTTATTCTCTTTCAGGTTAAAGAGTGGTGAAGAGCCAAACTTTACTTTTTAGGTGATACTCAACATTCACGAAGATTGGTTAATATGACATTTTGATGTAGGGGGTGTGGGAGAGGCTTATCAAAGCAGAAGTAATGTCAAGTTGTGATGTATATGAAAAATTAAGACAAAGGGAAATAGTTCAACTTTTAGcagaatgtattttttatatgaCAGGAGTTAGCTTCAGCTAATTCACCTATGCTTAGGAAACAGtccttaatttttgttatttctagtcTTAGATTATAGTTTATCTTTCAAATTTAGTTGATATTAGGTTTAATAAGTTCAAATGTATAGCTAGATATGAATGTAATCTATAGAATTGTAATATGTTAGAGAATTTGGGGGCTCAATATAGTCTTGTTTTTATAAGAATAACAGTCATgttttagggcgcctgggtggctcggttggttgggcatctgacgcttgatttcagctcagaacatgatctccgggtcatgaggtCTGGTCCTgtatcaggttctgtgctgggtgtggagcctgcttaggattctctgtcTCACAAAAGTAACAGTCATGCCTTGTCCTAAACATTGTATGTGGGGGAtgcttgggtgcctcagtggttgagcatctgccttcggctcaggatgtgatctcagagttcagggattgaatcctgcattgggctcttgtatggagcttgcttttcctcctcctgcctatgtctttctgcctttccctgtgtttttcataaataaataaataaaaccttcaaaaagaaATCATTGTATGTGGATCAGTTTTACCTATAAGGGTGTTTGTATATGAAAATGctcaaatacaattttaagtCCTGTTTACTCTCAGGAATATTTAACATGtactctcatttcttttctccctctagtGAGGAAGCAAGGGGAGAGGAAGTTAGAGGGGACTAATTCATTAACATCAGGTGTGCCctaaagatgagagaagagaggagagagagaatattgaacttttaaggattttattattttagagcatgtgagagcagaaggaaggaacaggaggagggagaaggaggggaaaaagaatctcaagcagacacctgTGCTAAGTGCAGAGACCCACATGGACTGATCTCCGATCCGGAGAtgaccacctgagccaaaaccaagagttggatgcttaactgactgcgccacccagaatATCAAACTCTTAATCagagaattaaattagaatccTACACGAGCAATCATAGAGCCAGAGCAAACAGTTGGAAGAAACAGGAGTTCAGCTCTACAATTCTGTATCTTTTCCCTACCAATATGTAATGGCTTTATCAGTTTCAGTCGTTTCCCCAAAAGAGCTGTGAAATTCTTTGTCAGAATATAGGATAATTTGTAATGAAATTTAATGAATAAACTCCTtcatttttgagtattttttttctctttaaaggtaagcaattttttttttaagcagagaaatttttaaaagatttttatttatttattcatgagagacagagagaagcagagacacaggcagagggagaagcaggctccacgcagggagcctaacatgggactccatcctgggtctccagcatcacaccctgagctgcaggtggcactaaaccgctgcgccactggggctgcctgagaaattctttttttttttttttttcaagattttatttatttacccatgagagacccagagagagagaggcagagacataggcagagggagaagctggctctgtgcaggaagccccatgtgggactcaatccagggactccaggatcacaccctggtccacaggcaggcactaaaccgctgagccccctaggCGTCCCGAAAATCTTAAAAGCTTTCTGTGGGGCAGTATAATAGTGTGTTGCTAATAGGCAAaggtgtaattttttaaagatgtaagatACAGGTATATAATAGTGGAAAATAGACTTAAATGAATTTCCACATGCTAGATCAGGAGCTGTTTTGATAGAAAAGCTCTTGGCACATAGtgatattctttttcctttttttttttttcctctgaattcaAGAGCTTTTCTATGCGCTTGACAACCTTGAAAAAGTACTGTTATCTCTATTATGTAGACAAGGAAAGTGAGGTACAGGGTAGAAGAGTCTGAGAAGATTGCTCAGAAATAATCAGGTGATGGGAAACAGGACCTGAAATTTTATGAAGATGCTTAACTAATGTTTATTTGATATCTTGATAAAATGTGATTGCTTGGTTGAGTAGTAGTggtgcatttcttttttcattataggGAGCATGTTAGATTCTTGTGTAAAACATCTGTTGTGGCTTTCTTAAGTTagcttccttccctttttctaatgtatctttcatctttcttttaggTTCCATACCCCATGAAGTGCCTCAGATATTAATAAATAGAGAACCTTTGCCTCATCTGCATTTTGATGTAGAGCTTCTTGGAGACTGTGATGTCATAATAAATGAATTATGTCATAGGTTAGGTGGTGAATATGCCAAACTTTGCTGCAACCCTGTAAAGCTTTCAGAAATCACTGAAAAGCCTCCACGAACACAAAAAGAGTTGGCTCATTTGTCAGAGTTGCCACCCACACCTCTTAATATTTCAGAAGACTCCAGTTCACCGGAAAGAACTTCACCACCAGATTCTTCAGTGATTGTTACGCTTTTAGACGAAGCAACTAAGAGTAATGTTGATGATCCCGGTGTGTCCGAATCAAGAGATTGTATGGAAGAAAAATCACAGGAAGGACAGAATTCTATTAGGAACATTGAAAGTGTCACTGAACATCTGGAAAGTCCGGATTTGAAGAATGTTGGCTGTAAtactggggagaaaaatgaaagaacttcAGTTGCTGACCCGGTGAGGAAGTGCTGGCCAGCTAGACTTGCAAAGGAGCAGATTAGCAAACGGCTTGATGGTAAGGAAATGCTGAAGGTATAATTATTTTACCGTTTTGAAGGTAtacttattttaacaaaatatttccaaGATATAAGCAATTTTTGCAAGGTCACTGATAAGGTAGCTTTATTTATAGCTAAATCAACAGTTGTGTTTAGAGAAACTGTAAAATTGGGAATTTAAGCTAGAGAAAGGATAAACAGTGGTATCTTACAATAAACCAAGGGAAGAAATAGTGTGTTTAAGTCTTCTCTGTATCTTGTGTTTCTTCAGGGAATGAGAAGGTAAGCACTGAATTGAGAAGAAAATTGGGAAATCTATTGTGCTCTGCCATTGTCTGGTGAGCTTTAGCTGGTAAAACTGATGACTGAGATTTGGgtatggttaccagagggcagctgttttattttatatacattatttgattttaatcTCAGAGAGGCAGGAACTATTATTACTTAATTGCTGTTGGTGGGGATACTGAAGGCCGTAGGGGTTAAGTACCCTGTGCAAGGTAACAGAACATGGAAGAGCCAAACTGGATTCCAGGTCTATCCTCAGGGCCTGTCCTCTTAACCACTATGCTCTGTTGTCTCAAATCTAGAAAACATCTTTGATCCTTCTCAATAGAATACTAGGAATAACAGGTacctagttttttgttttaattgaaatatagttaacATGCAAGAGTACCGCATAGAGATTATATACCTTAGGAAATGCCTACATGATAAGTGTAGTACTGTCATCATACAAAGTTACTACAACATTctaccctcccttcctctttggcaaccaccagttctctttgagtctgttttgttttttagattccacatatagaggaaaccatatggtatttgtctttctctattttttttccatttgaaagtaGTCATTTATTAACTGACcagattacaaaaataatcatggCAGATACCTTAGTTCATCTTTCTAATAATAGCCTATTGATCTGGTCTTCCCTGTTGCGAGCATCTCCACTTTCTACAAAATGAgtggtctttttcttcattccacCGCGTGGAAAAGATAATTTGAAGGGCCATAAAAAGTTTTTCGCTTCTTTGAAACGTTTTCCTACGGTATAGATCTCATGAATCAGATCCTCCATGTAGATGCCATATTTACCAAGAGATTGGGCAATCAATGTGTTATCTGTCAGGGCAATTTGATTCCTGTTGATCTTGCCATAACCACGCTTGTAGATCAATTCATTCACTGACTTCAGGTTTGGGTACCCCCATGCTATATATGCTATAATTCTTAGCATGTTAACTGAAGCCTTGTTGAGCTTAACAAAGGTGCCATTGAAGATCTGGCAAAGGCGAAGAAGCTGCAACACCTTTCGAACCTTTGGGCTCACACCATTGATACCTCTGATCCTGATGACAAATGCCAACTTGGGTTCTGCAGGCACGTAGAAGTTGCCAGCTTTTCTTGCCATCCTCGCCATTTGAATCTGTTCTGTACATCTGCCTGTATTCCTGTGGTAATGCTTAGCTTTTTCATAGATAAGCTTCCTCCTTGCCTTTGGAAGCATCTTTTGGGCAAACTTTTTTCTCAGACGATCTTCAACTCTGCGAAATTCCTTCGCTTTTTCTTAAGGACTTCTGGCACAGCAGGAACCTTCTTCTCTTCTGCACCCTCCGTGGATCCAGCCGGAAAAGAGTTGACTTTGCATGacatcctctaggtccatctttCACAAaaagcaagattttattcttttttttatggctgagtaatattctattggagatatatgtgtatatatatatatatattttaagatctcATCcatttttcatgagacacacagagagaggagcagagacacaggcagagggagaagcaggctccatgcagggaacctgatgtgagactcatcccaggaccccaggatcacgccctgggccaaaggcaggtgctaaactgctgagccacccaggcgtccctccattgGGTATATACAACACATCATCTTTACTcctttattgatggacatttaggatgcttccatatcttgactgttGTAAGTAAATACTTAAGTGAACATAGAGGTACAcagatcttttcaaattagctttttgcttttttttaattttgagagaaagcatgagcagcaGGGTCAGGGACAgagggctgagcagagagcctgacgtgggggtCAATCCCGGAACTcaaggatcatgacccaagttgaaggcagagtttaacagactgagccatccaggtgccccatgtgttttgctttctttgaaggaaaatacccagaagtagaatggctggatttatttttatttctaggtttctgtttctgactttttttttttttttttaaagattttatttattcattcatgagagatacaggcagagggagaagcaggctccatgcaccgggagcccgacgtgggattcgatcccgggtctccaggaccgcgccctgggccaaaggcaggcaccaaaccactgagccacccagggatcccagccacccagggatccctgtttctgactttttaaggaacttccatattgttttccatagtggctgcaccaatgtacattcccaccagctgTTCACGAGGGTCcctttttttccatatttgtgccaacacttgatatttcttgtctttttgataatagccattctgtcAAGTGTTAGGTCATCTCATTGAGGTTTCattctgcatttccctgatggttagtcatgttgagcatcttcatgtgtctgttggccatctgtatattattgtctttgggaaaaatgtctatttggagtctctgtccattttttcttaagattttatttttaaataatctctacacccagtatggggctcacACTcaacagccctgagatcaagagtcacattttcCACCGACTGAGCAAGCTAGGTGCCCCTATTCCAggcctctgcccattttttaatccagTTGGGTGTTTTTTATAGGAGTTTTTGTAGAATCTGGATGTTTACCTTTACTTGGACCTGTCATTTGCcaagtatcttctcccagtcAGTAGGTTTCCTTCATGTGTAaaattttagtttgatgtagtcccagttttgttttgctttttttaaagattgtatttattcatgagagacacagagaagcagagacataggcagagggagagaagcaggctccatgcaggagccccatgcgggactcgatcttggaactctgagatcacgacctgagctgaaggcagatgctcagccactgagccacctaggcatcgcAGTGTAGTTCGTTTTAATTTTCAGGTCTTTCatgtattttgtgtttatttttgtgtgtggtggtATGAAATGGTTGAGTTTCATTCAGTGTGGAGCTTtctagttttcctaacaccattgattgaatagactgtcttttCCACGTTGCATATTCTTGccacctttgtcataaattaattgaccaataagtctgggtttatttctgggctctgtctTCTTTTCCGTagatttatgtgttttatttttgtgctaataccatacagttttgattactgtagctttgtagaatagtttgaaatcaaggagCATGATCCCTCCTGTTTTGTTCCTtgtcaaaattgctttggctgtttggggtcaTTGTTCCATACCcattgttccagttctgtgaaaaatggtactggtattttgatagggattgcattgaatctatagattattttggataataatatatgttactgggatccctgggtggcgcagcggtttggcgcctgcctttggcccagggcgcgatcctggagacccgggatcgaatcccacgtcgggctcccggtgcatggagcctgcttctccctctgcctgtgtctctgcgcctctctctctctctctctctctctctctctgtgactatcataaataaataaaaaaatttaaaaaaatgttactaaaaaaatgttactaataaaatgtgaacattttaatAGTAACAATTACAATGtgtttaaatttgtgttttcttcagtttcttttcatcagtgtcttacagttctcagaatataggtcttttacctccttggttaaaattatttctaggtCTTTTAGTCTTTGATGGCAGCTATAAATAGGATTGCTTAATTTCCccttctgctacttcattattagtgtatagaaagacaacacacacacacacaaaaagacaacACCTAGGGACTGGGCAGccccggcagccccggtggcccagcagtttggcgccaccttcggccagggtgtgatcctagagtcccatgtcgggctccctgcttggagcctgcttctccctctgcctgtctctctctctctttttctcggtctctcatgaataaataaataaaatcttaaaaaaaaaaaccacacatagGAACTCTATACCAAGTAGTAGGGTgaaaaatcctattaaaaaaaattataaaaaaaaaaaaattcttagggcacctgggtggttcagtggttgagcatctatctgcctttggctcaggccaggatccctgggtcctgggatcgagtttcacatgaggctccctgtggagggcagccagggtggctcagcggtttagcgccacctttggcccacggcgtgctcctggagtcccgggaccaagtcccacgttgggctccctgcatgaagcctacttctccctttgcctatgtctctgtgtgtctcatgaataaataaaatctt
This window encodes:
- the SIRT1 gene encoding NAD-dependent protein deacetylase sirtuin-1 isoform X3 — encoded protein: MCLCSGRKTILEIYPGQFQPSLCHKFIALSDKEGKLLRNYTQNIDTLEQVAGIQRIIQCHGSFATASCLICKYKVDCEAVRGDIFNQVVPRCPRCPADEPLAIMKPEIVFFGENLPEQFHRAMKYDKDEVDLLIVIGSSLKVRPVALIPSSIPHEVPQILINREPLPHLHFDVELLGDCDVIINELCHRLGGEYAKLCCNPVKLSEITEKPPRTQKELAHLSELPPTPLNISEDSSSPERTSPPDSSVIVTLLDEATKSNVDDPGVSESRDCMEEKSQEGQNSIRNIESVTEHLESPDLKNVGCNTGEKNERTSVADPVRKCWPARLAKEQISKRLDGNQYLFLPPNRYIFHGAEVYSDSEDDVLSSSSCGSNSDSGTCQSPSLEEHLEDESEIEEFYNGLEDEADVNERAGGTGFGIDGGDQEAVNEAISMKQEATDTNYPSNKS
- the SIRT1 gene encoding NAD-dependent protein deacetylase sirtuin-1 isoform X2, with the translated sequence MIGTDPRTILKDLLPETIPPPELDDMTLWQIVINILSEPPKRKKRKDINTIEDAVKLLQECKKIIVLTGAGVSVSCGIPDFRSRDGIYARLAIDFPDLPDPQAMFDIEYFRKDPRPFFKFAKEIYPGQFQPSLCHKFIALSDKEGKLLRNYTQNIDTLEQVAGIQRIIQCHGSFATASCLICKYKVDCEAVRGDIFNQVVPRCPRCPADEPLAIMKPEIVFFGENLPEQFHRAMKYDKDEVDLLIVIGSSLKVRPVALIPSSIPHEVPQILINREPLPHLHFDVELLGDCDVIINELCHRLGGEYAKLCCNPVKLSEITEKPPRTQKELAHLSELPPTPLNISEDSSSPERTSPPDSSVIVTLLDEATKSNVDDPGVSESRDCMEEKSQEGQNSIRNIESVTEHLESPDLKNVGCNTGEKNERTSVADPVRKCWPARLAKEQISKRLDGNQYLFLPPNRYIFHGAEVYSDSEDDVLSSSSCGSNSDSGTCQSPSLEEHLEDESEIEEFYNGLEDEADVNERAGGTGFGIDGGDQEAVNEAISMKQEATDTNYPSNKS